Proteins from a genomic interval of Quercus lobata isolate SW786 chromosome 11, ValleyOak3.0 Primary Assembly, whole genome shotgun sequence:
- the LOC115968990 gene encoding zinc finger SWIM domain-containing protein 7 isoform X2, which produces MQNEVRMSASILVAEAVWKDIESTRSVSNDQLSTLHFLFGKNFERATRIVDQRGVKRISGEPSGRFIFQVVGESRRKEEYFCFAECYCACYSFFYDIVNRGEQLCCKHQLAARLAASLEACIEVKVSDEKLALLLSKL; this is translated from the exons AT GCAAAATGAAGTGAGGATGAGTGCAAGTATTCTGGTAGCTGAGGCAGTGTGGAAGGACATTGAGTCCACTCGTTCAG TGTCCAATGATCAGCTCTCCAC CTTGCATTTCTTGTTTGGTAAGAACTTTGAGCGAGCCACTAGGATAGTAGATCAAAGAGGTGTCAAGAGGATTTCTGGTGAGCCTAGCGGGCGGTTCATCTTTCAG GTTGTCGGAGAATCACGGAGGAAGGAGGAATATTTCTGCTTTGCTGAATGCTATTGTGCATGTTATTCGTTCTTCTATGACATTGTAAATAGAGGGGAACAACTATGT TGTAAGCATCAATTAGCTGCAAGACTAGCTGCATCCTTGGAAGCTTGCATTGAAGTTAAGGTGTCTGATGAGAAGTTAGCTCTATTGCTATCAAAACTTTGA
- the LOC115968990 gene encoding zinc finger SWIM domain-containing protein 7 isoform X4 encodes MSASILVAEAVWKDIESTRSVSNDQLSTLHFLFGKNFERATRIVDQRGVKRISGEPSGRFIFQVVGESRRKEEYFCFAECYCACYSFFYDIVNRGEQLCCKHQLAARLAASLEACIEVKVSDEKLALLLSKL; translated from the exons ATGAGTGCAAGTATTCTGGTAGCTGAGGCAGTGTGGAAGGACATTGAGTCCACTCGTTCAG TGTCCAATGATCAGCTCTCCAC CTTGCATTTCTTGTTTGGTAAGAACTTTGAGCGAGCCACTAGGATAGTAGATCAAAGAGGTGTCAAGAGGATTTCTGGTGAGCCTAGCGGGCGGTTCATCTTTCAG GTTGTCGGAGAATCACGGAGGAAGGAGGAATATTTCTGCTTTGCTGAATGCTATTGTGCATGTTATTCGTTCTTCTATGACATTGTAAATAGAGGGGAACAACTATGT TGTAAGCATCAATTAGCTGCAAGACTAGCTGCATCCTTGGAAGCTTGCATTGAAGTTAAGGTGTCTGATGAGAAGTTAGCTCTATTGCTATCAAAACTTTGA
- the LOC115967592 gene encoding 3-oxo-Delta(4,5)-steroid 5-beta-reductase-like — protein MSWWWAGAIGAAKKKSNNSDAPPRYKSVALIIGVTGIVGNSLAEILPLSDTPGGLWKVYGVARRPRPAWTSSNYPVEYIQCDILDAQQSHAKLSKLTDVTHVFYVTWANMHEEAENCKVNADMLRNVLNAIIPNAPNLQHICLQTGRKHYIGPFDLFGKIKSHEPPFHEDLLRLEVPNFYYSLEDVLFEEVKKKEGLKWSIHRPGTVFGFSPFSLMNIVGSLCVYAAICKHEGTVLRFPGSRAAWEGYCDASDADLVAEHQIWAAVDPNAKNEAFNCSNGDVFKWKHLWKVLAEQFGVQCGEFDEKFKLSLQEMMKNKGPVWEEIVREKGLVPTKLEDVGAWWFVDVVLGSQTLLDSMNKSKEYGFVGFRNSKTSFHYWICKMRTHGIVP, from the exons ATGAGCTGGTGGTGGGCTGGAGCAATAGGTGCTGCAAAG AAAAAAAGCAACAACAGTGATGCGCCACCACGGTACAAGAGCGTGGCTCTAATCATTGGTGTGACTGGCATAGTTGGCAATAGCCTTGCCGAGATCCTGCCACTCTCTGATACTCCTGGTGGGCTGTGGAAGGTCTATGGCGTGGCTCGCCGCCCCCGCCCTGCCTGGACTTCTTCTAACTACCCTGTTGAGTACATCCAGTGTGACATATTGGATGCCCAACAATCCCATGCCAAGCTCTCAAAACTCACGGATGTCACACACGTTTTCTACGTGACATGGGCCAATATGCATGAGGAAGCTGAAAACTGTAAGGTCAATGCTGACATGTTGCGCAATGTTCTCAATGCTATCATCCCAAATGCACCGAATTTGCAACATATTTGCTTGCAAACTGGTAGAAAACACTATATTGGCCCTTTCGATTTGTTTGGGAAAATTAAGTCCCATGAACCTCCGTTTCATGAAGATCTTTTAAGATTGGAAGTACCCAATTTTTACTATTCGCTGGAAGATGTTTTGTTTGAGGAGGTGAAAAAGAAGGAGGGTTTGAAATGGTCAATTCATAGGCCTGGAACGGTATTTGGGTTTTCGCCTTTTAGTTTGATGAACATTGTTGGGAGTTTATGCGTTTATGCCGCGATTTGTAAACATGAGGGCACAGTATTGAGGTTTCCGGGGAGTCGTGCAGCGTGGGAAGGGTATTGTGATGCCTCAGATGCAGATTTGGTTGCTGAGCATCAGATATGGGCGGCAGTGGATCCTAACGCGAAGAATGAGGCCTTTAATTGTAGCAATGGGGATGTGTTCAAGTGGAAGCACTTATGGAAGGTTTTGGCAGAACAGTTTGGAGTGCAGTGTGGGGAATTTGATGAGAAGTTTAAATTGAGCTTGCAAGAGATGATGAAGAATAAGGGTCCAGTGTGGGAGGAGATCGTGAGGGAGAAGGGCTTGGTGCCTACAAAATTGGAAGATGTTGGGGCTTGGTGGTTTGTTGATGTGGTTCTTGGGAGTCAGACACTTTTGGATAGCATGAACAAGAGCAAAGAGTATGGATTTGTGGGGTTCAGGAACTCAAAGACATCGTTCCATTATTGGATTTGTAAGATGAGAACTCACGGAATCGTTCCATAG
- the LOC115968990 gene encoding zinc finger SWIM domain-containing protein 7 isoform X1, with protein MQNEVRMSASILVAEAVWKDIESTRSVSNDQLSTSLHFLFGKNFERATRIVDQRGVKRISGEPSGRFIFQVVGESRRKEEYFCFAECYCACYSFFYDIVNRGEQLCCKHQLAARLAASLEACIEVKVSDEKLALLLSKL; from the exons AT GCAAAATGAAGTGAGGATGAGTGCAAGTATTCTGGTAGCTGAGGCAGTGTGGAAGGACATTGAGTCCACTCGTTCAG TGTCCAATGATCAGCTCTCCAC CAGCTTGCATTTCTTGTTTGGTAAGAACTTTGAGCGAGCCACTAGGATAGTAGATCAAAGAGGTGTCAAGAGGATTTCTGGTGAGCCTAGCGGGCGGTTCATCTTTCAG GTTGTCGGAGAATCACGGAGGAAGGAGGAATATTTCTGCTTTGCTGAATGCTATTGTGCATGTTATTCGTTCTTCTATGACATTGTAAATAGAGGGGAACAACTATGT TGTAAGCATCAATTAGCTGCAAGACTAGCTGCATCCTTGGAAGCTTGCATTGAAGTTAAGGTGTCTGATGAGAAGTTAGCTCTATTGCTATCAAAACTTTGA
- the LOC115968990 gene encoding zinc finger SWIM domain-containing protein 7 isoform X3: MSASILVAEAVWKDIESTRSVSNDQLSTSLHFLFGKNFERATRIVDQRGVKRISGEPSGRFIFQVVGESRRKEEYFCFAECYCACYSFFYDIVNRGEQLCCKHQLAARLAASLEACIEVKVSDEKLALLLSKL, from the exons ATGAGTGCAAGTATTCTGGTAGCTGAGGCAGTGTGGAAGGACATTGAGTCCACTCGTTCAG TGTCCAATGATCAGCTCTCCAC CAGCTTGCATTTCTTGTTTGGTAAGAACTTTGAGCGAGCCACTAGGATAGTAGATCAAAGAGGTGTCAAGAGGATTTCTGGTGAGCCTAGCGGGCGGTTCATCTTTCAG GTTGTCGGAGAATCACGGAGGAAGGAGGAATATTTCTGCTTTGCTGAATGCTATTGTGCATGTTATTCGTTCTTCTATGACATTGTAAATAGAGGGGAACAACTATGT TGTAAGCATCAATTAGCTGCAAGACTAGCTGCATCCTTGGAAGCTTGCATTGAAGTTAAGGTGTCTGATGAGAAGTTAGCTCTATTGCTATCAAAACTTTGA